The bacterium genome includes the window AGTCCGTGCTCAGGGGAGCAAGGATATGCCACGTTCTATTGTCAGAGTCTTCTGTCCCGGAACGCAAGATCGACGGCCGACACGTGATCAACGGCCTCGTGGGTCTGCTGGAGCTGCTGGCTTTCTTTGTGATGAGAATCTTCAAGCTGGCCGATTTCGATCCGACCGGCGAGGACAAGAAGAGGGTGCTGAGATAACAACCATCCCCCGGTGAAAGGGGCCGGTCATTGAGGGACCTTGAGGCTGCGCAAGGTCTGATGAGCGCAGCGGACGACTCCAAATGAGCCAAACAGGGAGCGTGAACAAGCAGGTCTTGGTGGCCTTAAGCGGCGGCATGGACAGCACCTATGCGGCCTGGACGTTGAAGAGTCAAGGCTACGAAGTTCTTGGCGTGCATTTTCGGCTTGATCCCTTCGCGTCGGTTGCGGCCGAATCAGAAGATGCGCTCGACATTGACCAGGCGCCTCGCACCGAGGGAGAGCAAAGGCTCGTCAAGTCCGCCGAGAAGACGGGCGTTCAAGTGCTGTTTGTGGAGCTCGGCCGAAAGTTCCGGCATCTTGTGCTGGAGCCATTCCTTGAGGAATACAAGCGGGGTCGGACACCCAATCCGTGTGTCGTCTGCAACGCCAAGATAAAGTTCGCTAGCCTTTTGGACTTAGCAGACCGGCTTGGCGCGGCCTTTTACGCCACAGGGCATTACGCGAGGGTCATAAAACATCCGGAAAGCGGGACGCAAGTCGTGTGTCAGGCGCTCGACCCTAAGAAGGACCAATCATATTTCTTGTGCAGAGTCCCGTCATCGCACCTTGAGCGCTGCTTGATGCCCCTGGGCGAGATGACGAAGGGGCAGGTGAGAGCCGCTGTGCTCAAGCTGGGCATCTTGGGACCTGCTGTTAGGCCGAGTCAGGACCTGTGTTTCGCCAAGGATGGATACAAGGCGCTCTTCAAGAGGCTGGCGTATAGTTCCAAGCCAGGCCCGATTGTCGATGTCGAGCTGGGGCTGGTAGGGCGCCACGAGGGCATTATGAACTTCACGATCGGCCAGCGGAGGGGGCTGTCGATCGCTTTGGGCAAGCCCAAATACGTCCTGAGCATCCAGCCAGCCACAAACACGGTGCTCATAGGAGACAAGAAGCACGTTTACGCGCGCCAATTCAGGGCCAGCGACGTCGTCTGGGCGGACGGGCTGGCGCCAAAAGGGCCGGCGTTCTTCGATACGAAGATCAGATACAGGCACAAGGCCCAAGAGGCGCAGATAACACCGATTGACGGGAACGACACGACGGTCAGCGTCCGTTTCGATCAGGCGCAGCCGTCGATAACGCCGGGCCAGGCCGTAACCTTCTACGACGGCGATTGCGTTGTGGGCGCTGGCTGGATAGAGCAGGTGGCCCGAACTTGACAATATGAGGCCAGTTTTGCACAGTTGCCGGTGCTCAATGAGACAGGATTCATTCGTAGGAGAGGTGTCCGAGAGGCCGAAGGAGCTCGCCTGCTAAGCGAGTAAGCGTTAAAGGCGCTTCCAGGGTTCGAATCCCTGCCTCTCCGCCAACGGAGAGCCTCCGCTCCCACAGCTTCTTCTACCAGCGAAGGCAAGCTGTCGGCTCGCACGTTCCGAGCTCGCCTCAAACTGCCAACCGCAGCCAGCAGCGTCTTTCTCA containing:
- the mnmA gene encoding tRNA 2-thiouridine(34) synthase MnmA; the protein is MSQTGSVNKQVLVALSGGMDSTYAAWTLKSQGYEVLGVHFRLDPFASVAAESEDALDIDQAPRTEGEQRLVKSAEKTGVQVLFVELGRKFRHLVLEPFLEEYKRGRTPNPCVVCNAKIKFASLLDLADRLGAAFYATGHYARVIKHPESGTQVVCQALDPKKDQSYFLCRVPSSHLERCLMPLGEMTKGQVRAAVLKLGILGPAVRPSQDLCFAKDGYKALFKRLAYSSKPGPIVDVELGLVGRHEGIMNFTIGQRRGLSIALGKPKYVLSIQPATNTVLIGDKKHVYARQFRASDVVWADGLAPKGPAFFDTKIRYRHKAQEAQITPIDGNDTTVSVRFDQAQPSITPGQAVTFYDGDCVVGAGWIEQVART